In one window of Zingiber officinale cultivar Zhangliang chromosome 11A, Zo_v1.1, whole genome shotgun sequence DNA:
- the LOC122031714 gene encoding uncharacterized protein LOC122031714: protein KKVKVAALEFTDYALIWWDQLQKERRRYGEHPINTWDEMKTLMRRRFVPSHYHRELHNKLQRLTQGSRSVDDYYKEMEVALIRANIVEDREATMARFLHGLNRDIGDIVELQHYVELDDLVHQAMKIEQQLKRKGVMKKSSSPNYSSSWKDKQKKEGSSSNSKEAASTKKPIPTTSSSTSKSRDIKCFRCLGKGHIASECPNKKTMVVRDNGSISSEEITSHSSSSSDEENDGAAYAQDGYLLVVRRLLGSQAKEHEEDQRENIFHTRCLIQGKTCSMIIDGGSCTNVASTRLVTKLNLKTTPHARPYKLQWLSNSGELVVNQQVLINFSIGKYEDQVLCDIVPMEASHILLGRPWQFDRRDFEDVFPKEVPHGLPPMRGIEHQIDLIPGASLPNRPAYRSNPQETKEIQNQVEELLQNGWVRESLSPCAVPVILVPKMDGTWRFVISSKGVQVDEGKVKAIRDWPTPKTVSEVRSFHGLASFYRRFVKDFSTVAAPLNEIVKKNMGFRWGENQENAFQTLKDKLTHAPILALPDFSKSFEIECDASHVGIGAVLLQDGHPIAYFSEKLSGATLNYSTYDIELYALIRALQTWQHYLLPKEFIIHSDHESLKYLKGQGKLNKRHAKWVEFLEQFPYVIKHKQGKVNIVADALSRRHDNYLFKNNRLCVPRGSMRKLLVREAHEGGLMGHFGVQKTLEMLLEHFYWPHMKHDVQKFCAQCIVCRKAKSKTLPHGLYTPLPIPNFPWTDLSMDFVLGLPRTQKGKDSIFVVVDRFSKMTHFIPCHKVDDATHVADLFFKEVVRLHGMPRSIVSDRDTKFLSHFWRTLWNKLGTKLLFSTTCHPQTDGQTEVVNRTLSTLLRAIIKKNIKSWEECLPHVEFAYNRAVHSTTQFSPFEIVYGFNPLTPLDLLPLPNTSSLVHMRKERFPTERKSKLQPRGDGPFQVLERINDNAYKIDLPGEYGVSATFNVADLSPFDVGDEDLNSRTNSPKEGGNDVSQEEALKGIGGPMTRSKTKRMKQALEGLIM from the exons aagaaagtaaaggtggctgcccttgagttcaccgattatgccttaatttggtgggatcaattgcaaaaggagagaagaaggtatggagagcatcctatcaacacttgggacgaaatgaagactttgatgagaaggagatttgtgccttcccactaccatagggaattgcacaacaaattgcaaagactcacccaagggagtaggagtgtggatgattactacaaggagatggaggtggctttgattagggccaatattgtggaagatagggaagctaccatggctcggtttctccatggcctaaaccgagacattggagacattgtggagttacaacattatgtggagcttgacgacttagtgcatcaagcaatgaaaatagagcaacaattaaagagaaagggcgttatgaagaaatcatcttctccaaactactcttcaagttggaaggacaagcaaaagaaggagggttcttcttcaaattctaaggaggcagcaagcactaagaagcctattcctactacctcttcttccacttctaagagtagggatatcaagtgttttaggtgtttgggaaaaggtcatattgcatccgaatgcccgaataagaagactatggtggtgagagataatgggagtatctctagtgaagaaattacttctcattcctcttcctcaagcgatgaggaaaatgacggagcagcctatgcgcaagatggatatctcttggtggttaggagattattgggaagccaagccaaggagcatgaggaggaccaaagagaaaatatttttcatactcgctgccttattcaaggaaagacatgctctatgatcattgatggtggaagttgcaccaatgtggcaagcactaggttggtcaccaaactcaacctcaagactacaccacatgcaagaccatataaactccaatggctaagtaatagtggtgaattggtagtgaaccagcaagtgttgattaatttctccattggcaaatatgaagatcaagttctatgtgatattgtgcctatggaggcaagccacattcttcttggaagaccttggcagtttgataggcga gattttgaagatgtgttccccaaggaagtacctcacggattgccaccaatgaggggaattgaacaccaaatagaccttattcctggcgcttctctgcccaataggccagcttataggagcaaccctcaagaaacaaaggagatacaaaatcaagtggaggagttattgcaaaatggatgggttagagaaagtttaagtccttgtgctgtacccgtaattttggtgcctaaaatggatggaacatggagg tttgtcataagttctaaaggagtgcaggttgatgaagggaaagttaaggccattagagattggccaactcctaaaactgtgagtgaggttaggagcttccatgggttggcaagtttctataggaggtttgtgaaggatttcagcacagtggcagcacccctaaatgaaattgttaagaaaaatatgggttttagatggggagagaatcaagaaaatgcatttcaaacacttaaggataaactcacacatgcacccattcttgctttacctgatttttccaaatcatttgaaattgaatgtgatgcatctcatgtgggtattggggctgttttacttcaagatggtcatcccattgcatattttagtgagaaattaaGTGGTGCCAccctcaactattccacttatgacaTAGAATTGTATGCCCTTATTAGAGCATTGCAAAcatggcagcattatcttttgcctaaagaatttatcattcatagtgatcatgaatctttgaagtatttgaaagggcaagggaagctcaacaaaaggcatgccaaatgggtcgaatttcttgaacaatttccttatgtgattaagcataagcaaggaaaggtaaacattgtagcagatgcactttcaagaag gcatgacaactacttgtttaagaataacagactttgtgtgcctagaggatccatgcgtaaattgctagttagggaagcacatgaggggggtttaatgggacactttggggttcaaaagaccttagaaatgcttcttgaacatttttattggccacacatgaaacacgatgtgcagaaattttgtgcacagtgcattgtgtgtagaaaagcaaaatctaagacattacctcatggactttacacgcctttgcctattcctaattttccttggactgacttgtctatggattttgttttagggctaccacgtactcaaaaaggtaaggactccatttttgtggtagttgatagattctccaagatgacacacttcataccttgccacaaagtggatgatgcaactcatgtggcagatttgtttttcaaagaggtggtaagacttcatggcatgcctaggagcattgtttcagatcgtgacactaaatttttaagccatttttggaggaccttatggaacaagctgggaacaaagcttcttttctccaccacatgccacccacaaactgacggccagactgaggtggtaaataggacactttctactcttcttagagcaattattaagaagaacattaagtcttgggaagaatgtttacctcatgttgaatttgcttataatagggcggttcattctactactcaattttctccttttgagattgtttatgggttcaatccactaacacctcttgatttgcttcctttacctaacacttcttctcta gttcatatgaggaaggaacggtttcctaccgaaaggaaatcaaagcttcaaccaagaggagatggaccattccaagtgttggaaagaattaatgacaatgcttacaaaattgatttgcccggtgagtatggtgttagtgcaacatttaatgtggctgatttgagtccttttgatgtaggagatgaagacctaaattcgaggacaaattcacctaaagaaggagggaatgatgtgagccaagaagaggcattgaagggaattgggggacccatgacaaggtccaagactaagagaatgaagcaagctttggaaggcttaataatg